A region of Schistosoma mansoni strain Puerto Rico chromosome 1, complete genome DNA encodes the following proteins:
- a CDS encoding similar to TatD DNAse domain containing 1, whose amino-acid sequence MRRLVDIGANLTDKVFTGVYRGVLQHENDYHNVLCRARKCGVEKIIITGGSLTDSAEAISLCESDKDLFCTVGCHPTRCLEFNEDPDNYLNKLENLILTTKKVVAVGECGLDYDREEFCPKDIQKEYFDTQLKLASDVNLPLFLHCRAAHEDFLKMIKDAEHKYFQNKPFRGVVHSFDGTDEMVKCFTDMGLYIGVNGCSLKNQSNLEVVQKIPLDRLLLETDAPWCDIRRTHAGYHFVKTHHTYRKHNSWDESHMVKGRNEPANLVQVLEVVSAVKGVSEEELAEVTYRNSIDLFSLTI is encoded by the exons ATGAGACGGCTTGTTGATATCGGTGCTAATCTTACTGACAAAGTCTTCACGGGCGTATATCGTGGCGTACTTCAGCATGAAAATGATTATCACAATGTTTTATGTCGAGCCAGGAAATGTGGTGTGGAGAAAATAATTATAACTGGAG GTTCACTCACTGATAGTGCTGAAGCTATATCCCTATGTGAATCTGATAAGGACCTCTTTTGTACAGTTGGATGTCATCCTACAAGATGTTTGGAGTTCAACGAGGATCCCGATAACTACCTGAATAAACTGGAAAACTTAATTCTCACGACGAAAAAAGTAGTAGCTGTTGGTGAATGTGGTCTCGATTATGACCG TGAAGAGTTTTGCCCAAAAGATATCCAGAAAGAATATTTTGACACCCAACTTAAGTTGGCTAGTGATGTTAATCTACCTCTGTTTTTGCATTGTCGAGCTGCACATGAAGATTTTCTGAAAATGATCAAAGATGCtgaacataaatattttcaaaacaagCCTTTTCGAGGTGTTGTACATTCATTTGACGGTACAGACGAAATGGTCAAATGTTTCACTGATATGGGATTGTATATTGGTGTCAACGGTTGCAGTCTGAAGAACCAAAGTAATTTGGAA GTTGTGCAGAAAATTCCACTTGATCGGCTTTTATTAGAAACAGATGCTCCTTGGTGTGATATTAGAAGAACTCATGCAG GATATCATTTTGTTAAGACACATCACACTTATCGTAAGCATAATTCATGGGATGAATCCCACATGGTCAAAGGACGCAATGAACCCGCTAACCTTGTTCAAGTTCTAGAAGTTGTTTCTGCTGTGAAAGGAGTAAGCGAAGAAGAACTAGCTGAAGTAACATATCGaaattcaattgatttattttcGTTGACAATATAA
- a CDS encoding tatd DNAse-related, with the protein MRRLVDIGANLTDKVFTGVYRGVLQHENDYHNVLCRARKCGVEKIIITGGSLTDSAEAISLCESDKDLFCTVGCHPTRCLEFNEDPDNYLNKLENLILTTKKVVAVGECGLDYDREEFCPKDIQKEYFDTQLKLASDVNLPLFLHCRAAHEDFLKMIKDAEHKYFQNKPFRGVVHSFDGTDEMVKCFTDMGLYIGVNGCSLKNQSNLEVVQKIPLDRLLLETDAPWCDIRRTHAGNIDLISFFPVLGYHFVKTHHTYRKHNSWDESHMVKGRNEPANLVQVLEVVSAVKGVSEEELAEVTYRNSIDLFSLTI; encoded by the exons ATGAGACGGCTTGTTGATATCGGTGCTAATCTTACTGACAAAGTCTTCACGGGCGTATATCGTGGCGTACTTCAGCATGAAAATGATTATCACAATGTTTTATGTCGAGCCAGGAAATGTGGTGTGGAGAAAATAATTATAACTGGAG GTTCACTCACTGATAGTGCTGAAGCTATATCCCTATGTGAATCTGATAAGGACCTCTTTTGTACAGTTGGATGTCATCCTACAAGATGTTTGGAGTTCAACGAGGATCCCGATAACTACCTGAATAAACTGGAAAACTTAATTCTCACGACGAAAAAAGTAGTAGCTGTTGGTGAATGTGGTCTCGATTATGACCG TGAAGAGTTTTGCCCAAAAGATATCCAGAAAGAATATTTTGACACCCAACTTAAGTTGGCTAGTGATGTTAATCTACCTCTGTTTTTGCATTGTCGAGCTGCACATGAAGATTTTCTGAAAATGATCAAAGATGCtgaacataaatattttcaaaacaagCCTTTTCGAGGTGTTGTACATTCATTTGACGGTACAGACGAAATGGTCAAATGTTTCACTGATATGGGATTGTATATTGGTGTCAACGGTTGCAGTCTGAAGAACCAAAGTAATTTGGAA GTTGTGCAGAAAATTCCACTTGATCGGCTTTTATTAGAAACAGATGCTCCTTGGTGTGATATTAGAAGAACTCATGCAGGTAATATAGATCTGATCTCATTTTTTCCCGTCCTAGGATATCATTTTGTTAAGACACATCACACTTATCGTAAGCATAATTCATGGGATGAATCCCACATGGTCAAAGGACGCAATGAACCCGCTAACCTTGTTCAAGTTCTAGAAGTTGTTTCTGCTGTGAAAGGAGTAAGCGAAGAAGAACTAGCTGAAGTAACATATCGaaattcaattgatttattttcGTTGACAATATAA